ATTGCCACTATCACAGGATCCCACACAGTAGCTATTGCGGGTAAATATCCCATTTCGACAAAGAATCCTTCTTCTACAGTAAAACCTTTCATAATCATTGCGGCTAGCATATCTATTCTTCCTAAAACTTCCTCTCCACCAACTATTTGAGCTCCTATGATTTTATTTGTGTTCTCTTCTGCGATTAGTTTTACATAGATATCCTTAGCATCTGGATAGTATCTTGCTCTAGTTTTAGATTTTATCATAGATGAATAAACTTTAATTCCATATTTCTTAGCTTCAAATTCTGCAACTCCGGTTTTAGCAATATAGAATTCCTTATATTTTGTAATCATTGTACCTATAGTACCTGGAAATACCATCTTTTTTCCAGCGATATTACTTCCTGCAACATATCCCATTTTATTGGCTACTGGAGCAAACGGCATCCATGTTCTATCATTTGTAATAAGATTTGCTGTCTCAGCACTATCTCCTGCAGCGTAAACTTCTGGTAGATTAGTTCTCATATGCTCATCAGTCCAAATTGCTCCGCTTTTTCCTAGCTTTACTTTATCTTTAACTAGCGAAATATTAGGAGTAACTCCAATAGCAACTATGGTTCCATCTACTTCGTACTTACTTTTATCTGTTATAACAGTTTTTCCTTCGTCTCTTAATTCCATAAGTGATTCTTCAGTTTTAAGATTAACATCTTTCTCTATTCTGTCTTGAATTACTTTGCCCATATCTTCGTCTAACATTTTATTAAGAACATATTTACCTCTATGAATTAGAATAACGTTTTTCCCTTTATTACTTAAAGCTTCAGCTAGTTCTACTCCTAATATTCCTCCACCTATTATAGCGATCTTATCTAATTCCCATAATTCTTTTCTAAGTTCTACTGCATGAGCTGGATGATGCGCATAAAATATTCTTTTACCTTCAAAAGGGACTTTCTTAGGTACGGAACCTAAGGTTAATACTAAGTAATCATATTCTACTATTGATTTTTTATTGTTCTCATCTGCAAATTTTACTATTCTAGAGTTTAAATCTATATCATATACCTTCCTATTTATTTTAACATCTATTTTTCTTTTTGAAATAAAAAATTCTGGAGTATATGTCATGAACAAGTTCTCATCATTAAATAAGCCTTCTATAAAGTATGGTACCCCACAAGGAGCATGGCTTACCATTTTAGTTTCTTCAAATACAGTTATCTCAGCATTAGGATTTAGTCTTCTTACTCTAGAAGATGCACTCATTCCAGCTGCTCCGCCACCAACTACAACTACATGATCCATAATATCCTAAAGCTTTAAGGATTAAAATATTATAATCTTATAGGGAAACAATGATTTCTAAAGAGAAAATTTCATCAATAAGAAAAGAATTAGACACATTAAGTGAAAGCAATCTGAGTGTTGCTGAACAAGGTATCTTATCATTTTTAAAGGAACAAGTTGAAAAAGAAGAAAATTTACTTTCTGAATTTGAAAATAATATTAATCAAAAGAATTATAATGACGCTTTAACATCCTTCTTTCAACTAATTCAAAGAACTAACATGATGTATGTTTACGTTATTCAACCAAGCATACTCTCAATGCTATCTAATGAGAGAATTAGTAAAATAATACAAGATACTATAGATTGCATAGCACAAATAATTTCTGATATAGTAATCTTATTTAAGAACAATATGAAAGATTTTGGATTAGAAAGCTTAAATATTAACATAAATTCTAATCCTCCTTCAATAAGTTTATCATTGGCGATTAAAAATGCTTGAAAAATATCTTTCTTGGGATAAGGCAT
This genomic window from Acidianus manzaensis contains:
- a CDS encoding FAD-dependent oxidoreductase, with protein sequence MDHVVVVGGGAAGMSASSRVRRLNPNAEITVFEETKMVSHAPCGVPYFIEGLFNDENLFMTYTPEFFISKRKIDVKINRKVYDIDLNSRIVKFADENNKKSIVEYDYLVLTLGSVPKKVPFEGKRIFYAHHPAHAVELRKELWELDKIAIIGGGILGVELAEALSNKGKNVILIHRGKYVLNKMLDEDMGKVIQDRIEKDVNLKTEESLMELRDEGKTVITDKSKYEVDGTIVAIGVTPNISLVKDKVKLGKSGAIWTDEHMRTNLPEVYAAGDSAETANLITNDRTWMPFAPVANKMGYVAGSNIAGKKMVFPGTIGTMITKYKEFYIAKTGVAEFEAKKYGIKVYSSMIKSKTRARYYPDAKDIYVKLIAEENTNKIIGAQIVGGEEVLGRIDMLAAMIMKGFTVEEGFFVEMGYLPAIATVWDPVIVAIRQLMKAD